The DNA window tgaggagtggcttccgtctggccacactaccataaagacctaattggtggagtgctacagagatggttgtccttctggaaagttctcccatctccacaaaggaactctggagctctgtcagagtgaccattgggttcttggtcacctccctgaccaaggcccttctccccgattcctcagtttggccaggcggccagctctaggaagagttttggtggttccaaacttattacatttaagaatgatggtagccactgtgttcttgctgaaaaaatgtttttgtacccttccccagatctgtgcattgacacaatcctgtcttggagctctacggacaatttcttcaaactcacggcttggtttttaaTCTGTGGGTTTTTAAaactgtgggacgttatatacacaggtgtgtgcctttccaaatcatgtccaatcaactgagtttacaacaggtggactccaatcaagttgtagaaacacctttgagtctaatagcaaatggtctgaatacttatgtaaaataatattttcagttttttacttttaatacatttgctaaaatttctaaaaacctgtaatcgctttatcattatggggtattgtgtgtagatccattttagaataaggctgtgatgtgaaaaatgtggaaaaggtcaatgggcttgaatactttccgaatgcgctgtatgtAGTCTTAGAAATatggttaattaaataaataacttACTAACATCAGATAACAGTTATATATTATGTAACGATTGTCTTCCTCTTCTGATGAGGAATAGGATGGatgcgcagtgtggtaagtgttcatgttatatttattagaacagaaacactaaacaaaataacaaagagagtgaaacgaaaatgaaacagtcctgtaaggtgcagcaatacaaaacagaaaacaactacccacaaatcatagtgggaaaacaggctgcctaagtatagttctcaatcagagacaatgataaacagctgcctctgattgggaaccataccaggccaaacacagaaatacaaaaacatagaacacatagaatgcccaccccaactcacgccctgaccaaactaaaatagagacataaaaaaggaactaaggacagggcgtgacagtacccccccttcccaaaggtgcggactccggccgcaaaacctaaacccataggggagggtctgggtgggcatctgtccgctgtggcggcgcgggacgtggaccccactccaccatagtcttggcccactcAAGTGGCGTctttggagcggcgaccctcgccgccgacctcggattggggacccttgcagcgggccccgaatagatgggagactccggcagcgcgggacaggcgggagactccggcagtgccggagtgaagggcgactccggcaACTCCGGAGTGACGGGCGgttccggcagctccggagtgacgggcggctccggcaactcctgactgacgggcggctccggcagctcctgactgattggcggctctggcagctcctgactgacgggcggctcaggcAGCTCCTGCCTGACtgatgggcggctctggcagctcctgactgatgggcggctctggcagctccggacaggagggcggctatggcagctccggacaggagggagacctccaatgcgcctccacagtccagtacgtcctgtgcctgctccccgtactcaccctgaggtgcgtgtcaccagcccagtaccaccagtgccaacaccacgcaccaggcttcccgTGCGCCTCCAGAGTCCAGTACACCCTGTTCCTCTTCCCTAGCACTCGTCCTGATgtgcgtgtccccagcctggtaccaccagtgccggcaccaggcctacagtgcgcctcgccagtccagagcgtccggcaacagtacccagtccagagcgtccggcgacagtacccagtccagagcgtctggcgacagtacccagtccagagcgtccggagATGGTTCACAGtgcggaacctccaacgacgggccacagtccagaacctccaacgacgggccacagtccggaacctccaacgacgggccacagaccggaacctccaacgacgggccacagtccggaacctcccacgacgggccacagtccggaacctccaacgacgggccacagtccggaacctcccgcGACGGTCCCCAGGCCTGGGTCCCCATCGAGGGGAAGGTGGGCGGCATCCAGAACCTAAGCCGCCACCAaagttagatgcccacccagaccctcccatatatgtttaggtttgcggccgggagtacGCACCTTttggagggggtactgtcacgccctgaccttagtattatttttctttattattttggttaggtcagggtgtggcgagggtgatatgtgtgtttttgtcctgtctagggttttatGTACATCTTTGGGGTTTTGGTacgtctaggtaaatgtaggtctatggtggcctgaattgttTCCCAATCAGTGACAGcagtttatcgttgtctctgattggggatcctatttaggttgccattttccatgttggttttgtgggttaaTGTCTATGTATTAGTTGCCTGTCTCAGCACCAGTGTTTATAGCTTCTCGttcgttttgttagtttgtttaggtGTTCTTCCTTTAATAAAGAGGAATGTATTCTCATCACGCTGccccttggtctcctcgttacaaTGAACGTGACAagaactgactgttagaactattaaagctccatggattgatgagaaattgaaaaactgtatgtatggttgaaagagatggggcaaaaggagtggcaaataagtctggctacacatctgacttactgcaaattgagaaattatgtgactaaactcaacaaaaagaagaataaacttcattatgaagccaagatcaatgatataaatgaaattatgggcagaaagacaaattcaactccatcgtTCATCAAATCTGaaggcttattcatcacaaaaccatttgatgttgccaattattttaatgactaCTTCATTGAAAAAGTGGgaaaacttaggcaggaaatgccaacaacgaacactGAACCATCATACTCATGCATAAAAaaaactaataatgaaagaaaatcATTACAAGTtttaattttgtaaagttagtgggggagaggtggagaaatgattgttatcgatcaataatgacaaacattCTGGCATTGAAAACAGGTGGagagctactgaggatggtagctgactctatagccactcctatctgtcatatgtgtaatctgagcctagaggaaatgTGTTGTCCTCAagcttggagggaagcaaaagttattccactacccaagagtggtaaagcccTTACttgttctaacagcagacctatcagcttgctgccagctcttaaactgttggaaaaaattcaGCATGCTTATATAGAAGGGCACTTAACATGTActacactgacacaaatgactgatgattggttgaaagaaattggtaataagaagattgtgggagctgtactgttaaatttcagtgcagcatttgataTTATTTACCATAACCTGTTATTgagaaaacgtatgtgttatggcttttcaacctctgccatatcatggATTCAGAGCTGCCTAATAGAACTTAGAGGgctttctttaatggaagcttctctaatgtcaaacatgtaaagtgtggtgtaccgcagagCAGCACCCTaagccctctactcttttctatttttaccaatgacctgccactggcattaactTCTAATGGGCAGGTGGGacagtagcgtcccacctggccaacatccggtgaaattcaaaaataccaaattcaaatatttaacattcttgaaaatatatgccttatacatcaaaataaagctttccttcttgttaatccagccactatgtcagatttcaaaaaggctttatggcgaaagcaaaccatgcgattatttgaggacagcgccccgcatacaaacacatgaaaatcatatttcaactaggcaggtgcgccacaaaagtcagaaatagcgatatagttaatgccttacctttgaagatcgtcttctgttggcactccaaaatgtcccagaaaaaaaatcacaaatggtccttttgttcgataatgtccttctttatgtcccaaaaatgtcaatttatttgacgcgtttgattcagaaatacaccggtttcaactcgcccaacatgcctaaaatgtatctaataagttacctgtaaacttggtccaaacatttcaaacagcgatcctaatccaacctcaggtaccctaaaacgtAAATAACTGATCAAATTTAAGAAGGAACAAACTGTTTCTAATACTaatagaatgttttctatccaaatataccaaatatatcctagcttctgggcctgagtaacaggcagtttactttgggcacgcttttcatccggaggtgaaaatactgccccttacccaagagaggttaaacaaagcatgtgtgtccatgtattcTGATGATTCGttcatatacgcatcagcaaccacacctaatgaagtcactgaaaccattaacaaagagttgcagtcttcctgcggtccacacagaacatgaaacatgacataatacagaacattaatgaacaggaacagctcaaggacagaactacatcaatttaACAAAGGCACACGTAGTCTACATatgaatacatacacacaaactagcTTTGTCAAATatgggagaggcgttgtgccgtatcgctgaagcattacagattgggtgatagaaatgtaaaggtactTTTCGTATGCATCGTTTACCAGGAATACAGTCTCAGCTAACTTGTGAACATTGCTGTTAAATTTCAGTCATGCTGTAATGCTGAACTTCTGTGATACCGATTCAATAAAGCCCTTAGTATCAGTTTCGCCTTAATGGAGAAAGGGCCAGTCAAAAATGCGGCTTGGTTCGTGAGGACAGGGGAGTAGTGTCCATACACCGCTTCTCTCCCATACACATTACCACCATTTTTCACCCTCCATCCAAGACATGGATACCCCCTCTTAGAGGCATGGGGGTGTCAGGCAAGGCTATCCCCATTCAACATTTATGTTGTTTATGCAGCGCTAGGTTATAGTCACACAACAACtgacagggggaaagagggaatCGTCTACTGCCTACCTACCAGGCTGCAACAAACCCTCCATTTTTTTGGTTGGTGGAGGTGGGGATGGAACCTTGGCCATTGGCTTGTCCCTGCTTGTCTCGCCGAGGAAGAAGGGCAGGGGGCCTAGGGGCAAGGTGTCCAGTTTCAGCGCATACCTTACCTGCAGCTGCCTCATGTTTCGTAACTCAACACGACTCAGTGGGTCACAGTGAAGGGGGGTGCTCACTGCTCGCAGATCCACACAGGATCAGCTTACATGAATCGGGAGGAATGCCCAATATTATTACAGCCGGACCATTGACAATAATATAAGGGTTTTATGTATGTCATCTACTTTATCTTATCAAGACTTTCCAAAACATTCCCTTTGTTTCAGTGACCTCAAAGCCCACAGGTCAATGTACTCTGTTACATTGAACCCCTATGACGAGGCGAATCTTGCAGTGGTTATTTTGGAATTGGTTATGTAAGTTTGCTTTAATGACCACGAGAGCCATCTATGATGACTTAAAGCAAATGCTACCTCATCAAAGCTTGGTGCTTAAAATCCCATAAGGGTTCAACTGAATCCAGGCTGTACTCTAAAACAACTTTAACTCAATCCTGGGACGTGTTCACAACGTTTTCAAACATTTTGCAAACGgagataaaaaaaattaaaataatgagTGTTTCTTACTTGACAAATCAGtccgtttgtttgtttgtttggtgcCTAAGAACATGACCGAGCTCTTGACAGTTTGTTATAAATGTATAATGATGTGGCTTTGCCCCTGTCCGTCAGGCCCGGGATGAGGATCTCAATGGAGGTGAGCAATCCCCCCAACACACCCATGCCGATGACTCACCCCGACTGGTGATGAAGATGAACAGCAGTGGGGCCAGAGTAAGAACAGAACATAATCCACATCATGGAAatacattactaaacattactcaAATGTTTTTGCTCAAAGTGTACTAATGAAGTCAAGCATGATTGTCTTTAAGAGATATACACCTACTTCAAAACACTTAGGGGCAGTTtccaggacacagattaagccttaGACTAGGAGTAGGCTTAATCTGTGACTGGGAAACTGCACCTTAAATCTTAAATTGATAGTTCAGCTGTTTTCCATATATAGATATTTGTTACCTTAAAATAGGCTATGGACATGGAGAGGCTGCAATCCACATTAGGTTTTGTTAAAGTAGTCATAGCTAACAATTAGCCACATTAGCATTTTGGGACCAATTCCCCATGCAAATGAATCTCTCGTGTTTAGAATATATTACATTTAATGcccaaatcatttaaaaaaagaacaCAATGAATTTAATATGATTTGAGCCTGAAATTGAACACATGCTATATAGGGAAGATTGCCTTACATGGAGAATTCATCCCAAATAGTGAAGTCACTCCTTGTCCAATATAGACTGATTAAATGTTTTTGTGCGGAAACAATTAAGGGCCTTTTAGGCATTTTGAGATGGAAAAACAAAATCACTCTATTTAAATGTTATACAATACATTCCACATTCAAATAATTGGTTTTCCCTTTTCACGTGACACTTTAGTAATTCTCCACAGTCACTCTCGCCTGTACCTCAGGTGTGCGACTGGTGCAAACACATCCGCCACACCAAAGAGTACCTGGACTTCGGCGCAGGCGCAGAACGGCTCCAGTTCTGCAGTAGTAAGTGCTTGAACCAGTACAAGATGGACGTGTTCTACAGAGAGGCCAGGGCAGCTCTCATCAGCTCCAGCCCAGGCCCAGGAAGACCCACCCAGGATGGGAGAACTGAGTCCAACGGAGGGGGTCAGAACCAGAAACTCCTGACCCCCGAATCGTGGAACAATGGCGCGGGGGTCGTTCGGGGGAGGACCAGGTCACCCAAAGGGCCCATGCCAAGGACTGTGTCACCATCTGAGGCGTCGTCCTCGTCCTCCAAGGCCCCCGTCTCTGGGCTGAGACACCTGGAGAGGCATGTCCTGCCACCGTTGCCACCCCCAGAGGTGGCAAACCACCActccgtccccctcctcctcctcgcccCCCATGgagcaccaccaacaccaccaagcaaTTCCTCAGATTCCGCTGCCCTTCATCCGGCCCCCCTCCACGCCCAAGGCCTGACGAGCCCCATCGCCAATCCCCACAGGTGCCACCCTGGCCCCCTTCCAGCCCCATCAACCGGTCCACCCCTCactcccccaccacccccacctccaGCCCCCTCGGCCTCCTCCATGAACCCACCTAGAATGCACCCATACCCGGGGCCTACTTCCCTGGTCTGCACTCCCCCCCAATGATGGGGCCCCGTGGCCCTGTGCCCATGCCCTCTATGATGAACTTCGGGAGATGGCCGTCCCTAGGCCCCTTCTTCCCTCAGCCCATGGTCCTGGTTCCCTACCCCATTATTGTACCCATCCCCGTCCCCATCCCCATTCCTATCCCCATACCCATGCCCCCTAAGGCTTCCCCCTCAGACCCCCTAGGGATCTCCCCCAGTGGGGTTATCCAGCCAGTGCCagatgggatggagaggaggtgcTCCAGTGGTGTCAAACTGCCCTCTCCCGGGAGCTCTGTGCTAAGCAGATTAAGTAGAACCACCAACCAGGGTCTCCCGTCGCCCTCCGACCACCCCAAAAGGGATATCACAGATTGGGTTAAATCGGAGAGGCAGGCTCCGTCGCCCATGTCGACCCCCCACAGTGCAGCGTCCTCCCCCAGGGCTTGCTACGATGCTTCCCCTTCTTCCACCTCAGTGATTGAGGCACTGTTAGACTTTAAGctgggccagcagcagcagccagagAGACAGCTCATTCATAGAGTGCTCCAGAGGACCCCAGTCAAGCTGGAGCTCAACCCCCATGGAATGGTGGACCTGTCGGGTAAACGGGAGTCCAGAGCGGGGCAAAGCACCAGGGTATTGGATACCAGAGTaga is part of the Oncorhynchus tshawytscha isolate Ot180627B linkage group LG18, Otsh_v2.0, whole genome shotgun sequence genome and encodes:
- the LOC112217397 gene encoding LOW QUALITY PROTEIN: sine oculis-binding protein homolog (The sequence of the model RefSeq protein was modified relative to this genomic sequence to represent the inferred CDS: inserted 2 bases in 2 codons; deleted 1 base in 1 codon) — encoded protein: MPEMEKGRPPENKRSRKPAHPVKREINQEMKTFAESTMNELLGWYGYDKVELRDNEATEIRNYPNRERRQQHVSVLKENSVPKPKCLNSKVSPSALAMRSGERESSSVPSSTSSSFPSSSSLTSPKEHKSAPVIVPLIKPSAVEDVQNVQIVCVWCQKEGVKRYSLCMGTELKSFCSEKCFAACRRAYFKRNKARDEDLNGGEQSPQHTHADDSPRLVMKMNSSGARVCDWCKHIRHTKEYLDFGAGAERLQFCSSKCLNQYKMDVFYREARAALISSSPGPGRPTQDGRTESNGGGQNQKLLTPESWNNGAGVVRGRTRSPKGPMPRTVSPSEASSSSSKAPVSGLRHLERHVLPPLPPPEVQTTTPSPSSSSPPMEHHQHHQAIPQIPLPFIRPPXHAQGLTSPIANPHRCHPGPLPAPSTGPPLTPPPPPPPAPSASSMNPPRMXPIPGAYFPGLHSPPMMGPRGPVPMPSMMNFGRWPSLGPFFPQPMVLVPYPIIVPIPVPIPIPIPIPMPPKASPSDPLGISPSGVIQPVPDGMERRCSSGVKLPSPGSSVLSRLSRTTNQGLPSPSDHPKRDITDWVKSERQAPSPMSTPHSAASSPRACYDASPSSTSVIEALLDFKLGQQQQPERQLIHRVLQRTPVKLELNPHGMVDLSGKRESRAGQSTRVLDTRVDHHNHHHDIIKPTPPPSQSPLPLHDISFPQSPNTQLPSHTPPMTRGGCRSPPCDVATSSPPMSPDIPNRTTTSSSPDPAPSPDSSQSQREAPLLGPDSVLSELEAVKENSCSNCQVQGRDQGQFPPLPTSQSEEPSPSGDPKDPHILDEDHAYALPTPTPTPTRTGSFPATTHTTLLLPKLRDKGALWSPPSVAGPGDMEPAQKRRCLRIRDQNK